CCTTCTCCCGCAGGAGAAGGGGTCAGGAGATGAGGTATCCCGCCTATTTGCGGCATAGTGAACTACAATGTCTGACGTCATCCAACTGGACATAACAAACACCGTCGCCACAATTACTCTTAACCGTCCCGACAAGCTGAACGCCTACAATATGGCGATGCGGGACGGCATGTGGGCGGCTCTCTCCGCCGTGCGCGACGCCCCGGACGTGCGCGCGGTCGTCCTGCGCGGCGCGGGCGAGCGGGTCTTCTGCGTCGGCGCGGACCTCTCGGAGTTCGGG
This region of Dehalococcoidia bacterium genomic DNA includes:
- a CDS encoding enoyl-CoA hydratase/isomerase family protein — its product is MSDVIQLDITNTVATITLNRPDKLNAYNMAMRDGMWAALSAVRDAPDVRAVVLRGAGERVFCVGADLSEFG